The nucleotide window GACCTGGCTCGGTGCCGCAGCGGTCTTGCCGAGCAAGCCCTTGGCCGGCTCCTTCGAGCCCCAGTGCCACAGCTGCGACACGCCATCCTTCGCGGCGAGGTAATACACCGAGCCGTCGGCCGCCCAGCGCGGCGACGAACCCTTCTCGATGATCTTCTTCGGCTGGCCACCCTGCTCCAGGTCGAGCACATAGATGGCGGTGTTGCCCTTGTTGGCGGCGTAATCGGTGCTGCGCACCGTGTACAGCGCATAGCGTCCATCCGGGGACAGCTGCGGATCGCCGACGCGATCCATCATCACCAGGTCGCGGATATTGAATGGATGGGGGCCACGGTCCGCGGCCACGGCGGCCGTGGACGCCAGCGAAAGCGCCAGCGCGAGGTACAGGGGTTTCATCGGGGGATTCCCTTGGCGTTGCAAAGTCATGACGGTACGGGGGCGGCGGGCCGGAAGCAAGGCGGGTCCGGCTGGCTATACTCGGCTCTTTTGTGCCGCCCGCCCTGCCATGACCCAGTCGCACGCCCCTGCCATCCCATCCCTCCCGGATACCCGCGCCGACGAGCTGTTCGGCCACCCGAAAGGGCTCTACGTCTGCTTCTTCACCGAGATGTGGGAGCGGTTTTCGTTTTACGGCATGAAGGCACTGCTGGCGCTGTACCTGATCAAGCACCATGGCTTCAACGACGTTGAAAGCCTGTCGGTGATCGGTGCCTATGGCGGGCTGGTATACGCCACGCCGGTGCTCGGCGGCCTGCTGGCCGACCGCTTCCTGGGCATGCGCAAGGCGGTGGTCCTCGGCGGAGTCTTGCTTTGCCTGGGACACCTGGGCATGGCCGTGGAGGGCCACGCCGCCACCATCGGACCCGATGGCATCGTCCATCGTGACCTGTTCGCGCTGAGCGTGTTTTACCTGTCGCTTGCGCTGATCATCAGCGGCGTCGGCTTCCTCAAGCCCAATATCTCGACCGTCGTCGGCAAGCTGTATCCCAAGGACGACCCGCGCCTGGATTCGGGCTTCACCCTGTTCTATGCCGGCATCAACGTGGGTGCTCTGTTTTCCGCGCTGATCTGCGGCTACCTGGGCGGCCGCTTCGGCTGGGGTTACGGCTTTGGCGCGGCGGGCATAGGTATGCTGGCGGGCCTGACGGTTTTCCTGACCGGACAGAAGTACCTGCAGGGCCACGCGGAACCCACCAACCCGGAAGCCCTGCGCCGCAAGGTACTCGGCCCGATCAACCTCGAGTGGACGATCTACCTGTGCTCGGCGCTGGCGCTGCCGCTGCTCTGGGGCCTGATGCAGCTCGGCCACGCCGTGCTCTGGCTGCAGCTGGCGACCATGGCCGGCTGGCTGGGCTGGCTCGGCTGGTATGTCACTGTGCGCTGCACGAAGGTGCAGCGACAGCAGATGATCGCCTGCGTGTTCTTCGTCGCCATCTGCCTGCTGTTCTTTTCGCTGTATGAGCAGACGTACGGCTCGTGGGTGCTGTTCAACGACCGCATGCTGACCAAGGACCTGTTCCCGTCCCTGGTGGCGCGCGAGGGGCATCCGGTGCCGTGGTCGGTGATTCCTTTGGTGCTGAGCCCCTTCATGGTGGCTGCCGCCCTGCGCATGCGCAGCGGCCGCCTGCCCGGTCTCCTGCTCGGCTCGCTGACGCTGATGGGCATGGTGCTGATCGTGCGCGACTGCGTGGTGCTGCCGCAGAACGCCAGTTCGCTCACCTACCTCGGTGCCCTCTTTATCGTGCTGCTGTCTCCGATCATGGCGTGGCTGTGGCCGTTTCTTGATCGCTTCGGCATGAATCCGTCCAAGCCGGTGAAGAGCGCGATTGGTCTGGCGTTTGCGGGACTGGCCTTCCTGCCGCTGATGGCGGCGAACCAGACGGTGACGCCGGATGCACTGGGAAGCGTGTGGTGGATCGTGCTGGCTTATCTGCTGATCGAGATTGGCGAGGTGGCCTTGTCACCGATCGGCCTTTCGGCAGTGACCCAGCTATCGGTGCCCGCCGTGACCGGCCTGATGATGGGCGCCTGGTGGCTCGGCACGTCGCTGTCGGAACAGCTGGCCGCCATCTTCGGCAAGTTCGCGGCGCTCGACATTCCGCCGGTTGGGAAGATCGACCTGGCGGTGGCGACGGCGAAATATGGGGAGTTGTTCCAGCATATGGTGTGGCTGGGGCTGGGGTCGGCCGTGGTGGCGTTGGTGATGGCGCCCGTTGTCAAGAAGTGGATGCATGGGGTGAGGTGAGGCATGAGTCGCCTCACTCGACACCAGGAGCGGCAGTGAACGTATCGGATAAAGGGACTTGGCGCAGCGATGAGTGATTCGAAGCGAGCGCGTGCCCTTAAGGATGCCTATGGCACATGCAGCGACTGTCGTCGCCGACAGTCTTCGCGACGTCCGATAGCCCCTACCTGTCGGTCCGGCTGCATCTTTTCGACGACTCTATCGACCGGCATTCATTGACCCTCATTGCCAGGTCTTGCCAGATGCCTTGACCGTCGTGCTGCGAATGGCCGCTGGTCGTCGCTGCGTACCAGCGCGCAGATTGACAGGCGCCGGATGGCTCACGGCGCGACGCCCCCTAGCGTGACGATCAGTAGCTTTGTTTCTGAGCGAGGCCCCGACTGGATTTCTGCGCGGGTCCAAAAACGAAGGCCAGGCAATAGTCGCCCAAGCGGTGATCTAATTCACAATTTCTGACGAGGCTCACCGCGACTGAGCCCGTTGGTACACCTCGTGCAGGCCATGCGACATCTTCCAGGGGGATATGTCCATGTCGCCGTTGCGGCCAGTTCGAGGCTTTACACTGATCGAGTTGATGATCGTGGTGGCAATCATTGCCATCCTGGCGGCAATCGCCATCCCGGCCTATCAGGACTACACCATCCGCGCGCAGGTCTCCGAAGGCATGAGCCTGAGTACCGGTGCGAAGGCAGCCGTATGGGACTTTCTGTCCAATCGCGGCCGCTACCCGAGTCAAAATGCTTCGGCGGGCCTGGCGAGCAGTACATCGATCGTAGGCAATTACGTGTCGAGCGTGGATGCTTCCATGGGCAAGATCTCCATTGCGTTCAAGGGCCCCAGGGCCAACAAGCAGATTGCCAGTCAACTGCTGATTCTTTCGCCAGTGACTCATACCGGCAGCATCACCTGGACCTGCGTTCCCAGCACCCTGAACGCCAAGTACCTGCCGGCAAGCTGCCGCAAGTAAGCAGTCACAAGGGCAGCCGGTGACAAAAAACGTCACTTGATGCCCTGCGCCGACACCCCGGCCCAGACGTCTTACATGTCACATTTTGGGGTATCCGCCGGCACAGTTCCCATCAGCTTGTGGACATTCGTGACGCGGGGCACAATCGCCGCTCCCGCTCTCATGCGGGAATATAAAGGCGGCAAACATGGCATATAAGCTGCTTGAATTTGCCGCGAGCTTCCTGGTCGTTCCGACCGCAAGTTATGGGGTCCAATCCCGCCTAGGGGGATTCGGGACTGGGGCTCAGGGGGCATCACTACGGTTAGCTAACCAAGAAACAGAGGAACCATCATGAAGAACGTGCAGAAGGGCTTTACCCTGATCGAACTGATGATCGTGGTTGCGATCATCGCGATCCTCGCCGCCATCGCCATCCCGGCCTACCAGGACTACACCATCCGTTCGCAGGTTTCGGAAGGTCTGAGCCTGGCTGACGGTTCCAAGACCGGCATCGCCGAGTTCTTCACCAACCACGGCACCCTGCCGACCAACAATGCCTCGGCCGGCCTCGCCAGCCCGTCCAGCATCGGCGGCAACTACGTGGGTAGCGTGACGGTGGCCAATGGCATCATCACCGTGAAGTACGGTCCCGACCAGAACCCTGCCTTCGGCACCAAGATCAACGCCAAGGCGACTGGCAAGCAACTGATCCTTTCGCCGACCGCCAGCGTGGGCTCGGTCGCCTGGACCTGCAAGGTCACGGGTGCCGCTAAACCGCTCGACGCGAAGTACCTGCCCGCCTCCTGCCGTTAATCGGTAGCAGCACGGTAGTTTCTCTGGGGCCGCCTTGTGCGGCCCCAGATGTTTTGGGAGGGGATAATCATTACTGCGTCGCTGTCTTCGCGCTGGCTGACCCTGCTCGCCGGCCTCGCCATCATCTGCATCGCCTGGTTCGTGTATGCACCCGGACTGCATGGCGCCTTTCTGTTCGACGACTTCGCCAACCTGCCCTCGCTGGGTGCCAGCGGCCCCATCGACAACTGGCCGGCGTTCTGGCGATACATCACTTCGGGTACGGCTGACCCTACGGGGCGCCCGCTATCTCTGCTCAGCTTTCTGATCGACGCCCAAGACTGGCCAGCTTCACCCTATCCGTTCAAGCGCACGGGCCTGATCCTGCATTTGCTCAACGGCACCCTGCTGGCCTTGTTGCTGCGTCAGTTGGGCCTGCGCCTGTTTTCGCCCACCGTCGAAAATCAGCGCGCTACGCGACAGATCGAAGCGGCCGCCGTGCTTGGTGGCGCCTTCTGGTTGCTGCATCCGCTACTAGTGTCGACCACGCTGTACGTGGTGCAGCGTGAGGCCATGCTGCCCTTCAGTTTCGCCATGATCGGCGCGCTATGCTGGCTCAAGGGCCGAGATGCGGCATCACGCAACGATAAGCTTCGCGCCTGGCTTTGGCTGATCACAGGCCTGCCGCTTTGCACCTTGTTAGGCATTCTTTGCAAGGCCAACGGCATCCTTCTGCCCGCATTGATCCTGCTGATCGAATGCTTCATTCCGCAACGACCCACGTTGCGCAGCTATCGCGTCGGCATGACTTTGTTCGCGGTGGTTCCAACCTTATTCGTCTTTGCCTATCTCGCCTATGAGGGTTGGCACGGCATCTTTCGTGGCATTTCCGCTGTGCGTCCGTGGACGCTTGTGCAACGCCTCATGACCGAGCCACGCGTGCTCATGCAGTACCTGGATCTATTATGGCTGCCGCGCCCATACACCACAGGCCTTTTCAACGACCAGGTGCATGCCTCAACATCGCTGATCTCGCCGATCACCACACTAATTTCCTTGATCTGCGTGGCCGCCCTTATCGCCATGGCAATCAAGCTACGCCGTACACGGCCGGCGCTTGCATTGGCGATCCTGTTCTTTTTCGTAGCTCACCTGCTCGAATCTTCCACAGTCGCGCTGGAACTTTACTTCGAACATCGAAACTACTTGCCTGCGGCTCTGATGTTCTGGCCGTTGTCGCTTTGGCTTTGCGGAGTCCGGTCGACAACCCCGGCGGTGCCAATCGCCAGCCTCACTGCCCCACCGATGGCGCTCCGCGCGACGCTCGGCTGCATCCTCATCGCCGGCCTTGCCTGCATGACATGGGCCCGCGCGGATCTCTGGGGCAACGAGAATGAGCAGGCACTGCTGTGGGCACGCATGAATCCCGGCTCCCCACGCGCCATGACCAACGCTGCGTTGGTTGAAATGCAAATGGGTCATCCCGAGCTAGCAGTCGCACGATTGGTGCCCGCACAAAAGCTGGCACCTAATGAGGTGCAAATCGCCCTCAACCTTCTGGCTGCACGCTGCAGCATGGGAAGCGTCGACAACTCCACCGTTGATGCCGCACTGAACGCCCTGCGTACCACCCGGGACCCGGGCGCATTCTTGATGAAGTGGATGGGCTCAGCGATCTGGCAAGCACGCGAGAGCAGCTGCCCCGCGCTCGGACTGGATGCTCTTGGCAACATGCTCGACGCAGCGCAATCCAACCCTTATCTGACCAGTCAACCTGGACGGAGGCAGGACCTTTACTCCCTGCGCGGACAATGGATACTCGCCCGGGGCGGCGGGGGACAGGCTGCCCTGAACAATTTCAACAAAGCGCTCGACGAACAGGTTCGCGCATCGGCGGCGTTCCAGCACGCCGGGATACTGGCCACCGCGGGCTACCCTGCCCTGGCACTGGCGCACCTGGACTATTTCGAAGCCAGAAGACTAAGGGAGTCCCGGCCGCCGTTCGGCATGCCACGCATCCATGCCTGGGTACTTGAGCGCCAGGACTACTGGAATCGCGAACTGGTACGGCTGCGCGCTACGCTAGCGCAAGACATCGCGGCCCAAGCGAGAAGCAAGGAATGATGCGCAAACCGTTGCCCAATGCCAACCGCTGGCTGCTCCTGATTGGCCTGCTGCTGACCATCGTGATCTACGCGCCGGGCCTGAGCGGGGCCTACCTATTTGACGACTTCCCCAACATCGTCGACAACAAAGGGGTACAACCTTCCGACGCATCACTTGGATCGCTCGTACGAGCAGCGCTGTCATCACCATCCAGTGAGTTCAAGCGACCACTAGCATCGCTAAGTTTCGCCATCAACTTTCTCATCTCGGGCCTAAACCCGTTCTGGATGAAGCTCACCAACCTGGGGCTTCACCTAATCAACGGCTGCCTGGCCTACTTCCTGGCCGGCTCGATTCTCCGGTCAATTCGCGCAAGTCGCGGGCCGCATATCCAGACAACAACGACCTCAGAAGCAGACCGCCTTACTGCGGCATGGATCGCTTTCGCATGGCTGGTCCTCCCCATAAACCTCACATCGGTGCTCTATGTTGTGCAGCGAATGGAGGCACTTGCAGCGACGTTCATTTTCCTTGGTCTCGCTCTCTATTTGCAGGGAAGGGAGCGCATGCTCTCGATGCGCAAAGGAGGATCGTTTCTATGCGCTGCGAGCATAGTCGGCTGCACGTCGATCGGCCTGCTTGCCAAAGAAACGGCAGTCATGTTGCCGTTCTACGCATTCCTGACCGAATGGATCGTGTTTCGATTCCGCGCAAATTCGTCCCGGATAGACAAAACCATCTCGACAATTTTCATCGCCACTCTCGGCGTTCCCTTGATTCTCGGCTTAGCGTGGCAGGCTCCCGCATTGATTCAGTCATCGCACTGGAGCAACAGGGACTTCACCCTGAGCACGCGCTTACTCACGGAAGCAAGAGTTGTCGTTGACTACATCGCTTGGACCTTAGCACCCGCACCAGGCGGCCTGTCCTTCTATCATGACGACTACCCGGTATCGGCTGGCCTGCTAAACCCGTGGACCACACTGGCGTCCATAGTCTTCCTTGCAGCCCTTGCACTAACTTGCTGGAAGCTAAGAAAGCGTTACCCAGCGGCCTCATTGGGCATCGCATACTTCCTTGGCTGTCATTTGCTAACAGGCACCGTACTTCCGCTTGAACTGGTCTACGAGCACCGAAACTACTTCGCCACATTCGGCTTAATGCTGACCATAGTTCCCGTTCTGGCTTCCAGTCCAAAGCCCGAGCAGCATGAAACAGCATCCAGCCGCATTAGCCTTGCGCCGCGACACCTGCTCTTCGGCGTGCTCGTCGCATACTGGATTGCGCTTACGTCATTCACATCATACGCATGGGGCTCCCCACTGCGCCTGGCGATCGATCTTGCAGCCCGCGGGCCGAACTCCCCCAGGGCGCAATATGAGCTAGGCCGCATGTATATTTTGCTTTCGCAGTACAACCCAAAGTCCCCCTATACGAAAGCGGCTTATGAACCGCTGGAGAAATCCGCCTCGTTGCCTGGCTCAACCATTCTTCCTGAGCAGGCACTCATCTTCATGAATGCGAGAATGGGCGTGCCACTTCAGGATCGGTGGTGGTCGAGCATGTACGCAAAGCTCAAAGGCAAAAAGCCAGGCGTTCAGGATGAGAGTTCGCTCGAGTCACTTACCCAGTGCATGATCGAAAAGCGCTGCGAACTCCCGCAGGAGCGAATGACTTCAGTATTTCTTGCTGCGCTCTCGCACGAGCGACCCAGTGCGCGCCTGCTCGCAATCTATAGCAACTACGCCTGGAATGTTCTGGGTGAACGTGATCTCGCAGAAGGAACCATTCGGGACGCGATCATCCGGGCACCAAATGAGCCTGCCTACAGGATCACGCACGCGCGCATGCTAATCGCCCTCGGAAAGACCAATGAAGCCAGCCATGAAATTGACTATCTTGCCCAAATGAACGTCGGCGGGAGCCTTGATCACGCCATCTCCGATCTTCGCAACAGATCCGAAGCGCAATCAGGCCCAAAGACACCCGGCACAGCATCAAGCAGCAGCGCGCCCAACCAGGACCCGTAAATGAACTCGCACCCGACATCAACGGACATGTCCGCTCATAAGCGCATTCTTGGCAAATCCGATCTCGCGATCAATGGTGCAGCGCCGGCATACAAGCAGCCGCTTCACGTGGGTCGTCCGAACATTGGGCCGGAAGACGTCTTCTTCGCAAGAGCTCGCGACATCATGTCGTCTCGCTGGCTCACGAACAATGGCTCCATGGTTCGTGAGCTTGAGTCCCGACTTGCCGAGTATCTTGGTGTTAAACACTGCGTTGCCATGTGCAACGGAACCATTGCTCTCGAAATTGCCATCCGCGCTACTGGCATGACGGGCGAGGTCATCGTACCTTCCTACACCTTTGTAGCAACCGCTCACGCGCTTCACTGGCAAGGCATTACGCCAGTGTTTGCCGATATTGACCCTGACACACACAACCTGGATCCATCATCTGTACGCAATGCGATCACCTCGCGAACGTCCGGAATCATCGGCGTGCACCTCTGGGGGCGTCCCGCACCCGTTGATGACCTGCAGGCAATTGCGGACGAGCACAATCTTTCGCTCATTTTCGATGCGGCACATGCGTTTGGTTGTTCGTACAAGGGAACCATGATTGGCAGTTTCGGGCAGGCCGAAGTACTGAGCTTTCACGCAACCAAGTTCTACAACACGTTTGAAGGTGGCGCTATTGTCACCAACAGCGACGGCCTTGCCGAAACAGCTCGTCTGATGAGGAACTTTGGATTCGCAGGCTATGACAACGTCATTCATCCCGGCACCAATGGCAAGATGGTTGAGATATGCGCTGCCATGGGCCTTACCAACCTCGAGGTCGTGGACAGCGTAGTTCGCAAGAATCGCGATAACCACCAAGCATATGCGGAAGGATTTGCTTCAATCCCCGGCCTACGCATCCTTCCATTTGATGGAAGTGAACGGAACAACTATCAGTATGTCGTCCTGGAGATTGCCCGCGAAAGCCACCTCTCGCGGGATGACATCATCAAGTGCCTGCACGCGGAAAACATACTCGCGAGAAAGTACTTCTGGCCAGGCTGCCACTTGATGGAGCCCTATAGGACGCTGAATCCAACTGCTGGGCAAGCCCTGAGAAACACTGAGGACGTCGCATCTCGCGTCATAGTGCTACCGACCGGCACAATGATCTCCATAGAAGACATCAACACCATTGTGTCAATTATTCGCACGATTGCAGAGCCATAGACCCCATGCAGAAGGTGAATGCTCTCTACATATTCGGTGCGGGAGGGGCTGGCCGAGAAATACTCTGGCTCGCGCGACAGACTCTCTCTTCAGACGTCAAAATGACATTCGTGGTCGACAAGCCCGAATTTCTAACTTCCGACATCAATGGCGTCCCCGTCGTTCTGCTATCAACCATTGCAACCGAAGCGTCGGCCGCGTACGCCATTTCAGTGGGGAGCCCCACCTTGAGAGAGCTTGCATGCCATCGCCTTGAAACGCTGGGATTGCAG belongs to Dyella terrae and includes:
- a CDS encoding peptide MFS transporter → MTQSHAPAIPSLPDTRADELFGHPKGLYVCFFTEMWERFSFYGMKALLALYLIKHHGFNDVESLSVIGAYGGLVYATPVLGGLLADRFLGMRKAVVLGGVLLCLGHLGMAVEGHAATIGPDGIVHRDLFALSVFYLSLALIISGVGFLKPNISTVVGKLYPKDDPRLDSGFTLFYAGINVGALFSALICGYLGGRFGWGYGFGAAGIGMLAGLTVFLTGQKYLQGHAEPTNPEALRRKVLGPINLEWTIYLCSALALPLLWGLMQLGHAVLWLQLATMAGWLGWLGWYVTVRCTKVQRQQMIACVFFVAICLLFFSLYEQTYGSWVLFNDRMLTKDLFPSLVAREGHPVPWSVIPLVLSPFMVAAALRMRSGRLPGLLLGSLTLMGMVLIVRDCVVLPQNASSLTYLGALFIVLLSPIMAWLWPFLDRFGMNPSKPVKSAIGLAFAGLAFLPLMAANQTVTPDALGSVWWIVLAYLLIEIGEVALSPIGLSAVTQLSVPAVTGLMMGAWWLGTSLSEQLAAIFGKFAALDIPPVGKIDLAVATAKYGELFQHMVWLGLGSAVVALVMAPVVKKWMHGVR
- a CDS encoding pilin, with protein sequence MSPLRPVRGFTLIELMIVVAIIAILAAIAIPAYQDYTIRAQVSEGMSLSTGAKAAVWDFLSNRGRYPSQNASAGLASSTSIVGNYVSSVDASMGKISIAFKGPRANKQIASQLLILSPVTHTGSITWTCVPSTLNAKYLPASCRK
- a CDS encoding pilin — encoded protein: MKNVQKGFTLIELMIVVAIIAILAAIAIPAYQDYTIRSQVSEGLSLADGSKTGIAEFFTNHGTLPTNNASAGLASPSSIGGNYVGSVTVANGIITVKYGPDQNPAFGTKINAKATGKQLILSPTASVGSVAWTCKVTGAAKPLDAKYLPASCR
- a CDS encoding tetratricopeptide repeat protein, whose translation is MRPQMFWEGIIITASLSSRWLTLLAGLAIICIAWFVYAPGLHGAFLFDDFANLPSLGASGPIDNWPAFWRYITSGTADPTGRPLSLLSFLIDAQDWPASPYPFKRTGLILHLLNGTLLALLLRQLGLRLFSPTVENQRATRQIEAAAVLGGAFWLLHPLLVSTTLYVVQREAMLPFSFAMIGALCWLKGRDAASRNDKLRAWLWLITGLPLCTLLGILCKANGILLPALILLIECFIPQRPTLRSYRVGMTLFAVVPTLFVFAYLAYEGWHGIFRGISAVRPWTLVQRLMTEPRVLMQYLDLLWLPRPYTTGLFNDQVHASTSLISPITTLISLICVAALIAMAIKLRRTRPALALAILFFFVAHLLESSTVALELYFEHRNYLPAALMFWPLSLWLCGVRSTTPAVPIASLTAPPMALRATLGCILIAGLACMTWARADLWGNENEQALLWARMNPGSPRAMTNAALVEMQMGHPELAVARLVPAQKLAPNEVQIALNLLAARCSMGSVDNSTVDAALNALRTTRDPGAFLMKWMGSAIWQARESSCPALGLDALGNMLDAAQSNPYLTSQPGRRQDLYSLRGQWILARGGGGQAALNNFNKALDEQVRASAAFQHAGILATAGYPALALAHLDYFEARRLRESRPPFGMPRIHAWVLERQDYWNRELVRLRATLAQDIAAQARSKE
- a CDS encoding DegT/DnrJ/EryC1/StrS family aminotransferase, translated to MNSHPTSTDMSAHKRILGKSDLAINGAAPAYKQPLHVGRPNIGPEDVFFARARDIMSSRWLTNNGSMVRELESRLAEYLGVKHCVAMCNGTIALEIAIRATGMTGEVIVPSYTFVATAHALHWQGITPVFADIDPDTHNLDPSSVRNAITSRTSGIIGVHLWGRPAPVDDLQAIADEHNLSLIFDAAHAFGCSYKGTMIGSFGQAEVLSFHATKFYNTFEGGAIVTNSDGLAETARLMRNFGFAGYDNVIHPGTNGKMVEICAAMGLTNLEVVDSVVRKNRDNHQAYAEGFASIPGLRILPFDGSERNNYQYVVLEIARESHLSRDDIIKCLHAENILARKYFWPGCHLMEPYRTLNPTAGQALRNTEDVASRVIVLPTGTMISIEDINTIVSIIRTIAEP